The DNA sequence CGCGCAAAATACATTTTCCACTTCGCCCTTCATCACAGCATCGACACCAGCTATGGCTGCACCAGCAGCTCTGAGTGCTACTCTGTATGTATGGGGATTCATGATGGTATCTCCATCGAGCATGAAATACCCACTCTCAGGAGCGCGATCCCTCACAAAAGAAACGTGATCAGGACTATGCACCAATTCAAGTTGATCCTCAGTCGCCAATGGTGCATCCAAGTGATGCAGGAGGCGATCAACACCGCTACGGATTAATTGATCATTAATCGCTTGAATTCGCTCTGGACACTCTGGATGATGGCTTCCCATCTCATGTTTCAGAAAGTCTGGATGAGTTATGTATCCTGTTGTCATTACTCAAAATCCTTAATCACAAATTTATAATTTTTATAATCCGATAAAACGTGTTCAATACTCGAAAATCCAATACCTTCAGCATGAACTTTCGCATTTCCTTCTTGCTTTTGACTCTTGCGCTAGCGGCGTGCTCCAACAACCCTATACAGCCCACACAGCCACAACAACCCATCGTAAACCAGACTGAGGATGCAGCCTCAGAGGCGCGTTTTAGCCAAAACCTCAACGAACTACTCGGACAAGTCTCCCAAACCCAAGAAATACCGCTTCCAGCTCTAGAAATGGGCTTTCTTGATGTTAAAACGATTCCCTCGATTCGAAAACTGGTATTACCCCCATCGGGGACTTTTAAGAAAAATTGGCTGGTTTACCGAAAGCGCTTTATTGAGCCAGTTCGCCTCAAGGCTGGCAGGGCATTTTGGGACCAAAACCAGGCCTTTTTGCGCCAAGTTGAACAAGACTCGGGGGTTCCCGCTGAAATTATTGTGGCCATAATTGGAATTGAAACCATCTATGGGCGCCAAACCGGAAACTTCAGGGTTAAAGACGTACTCTCTACTCTTGCCTTTAGCTACCCAGAGACCCCCAACAAAGTAGCACGTGAGCAACTCTTCAAGGATCAGCTCAAAGAACTTATTTTGCTATGTTGGACCGAAGCAGGCGGCAAACTGGCATCCAAAAATAGTAGTCAAGGCGTTAATAGTGCATCCTTTAGTGCCTGTTTAAATCAAAACAGTTCCTATGCTGGAGCCATCGGCCTGCCGCAGTTTATGCCCGGAAGTATTCGTAGTTTTGCGGTAGATGGGGATGGAGATGGGCGAATTGATCTTAAAAATAGCCCAAAAGATGCCATTGCTAGCGTAGCCAGTTTTATGAAGGAACATGGTTGGCAACCAGGTATGCCGATTTCATTTCCAGTACAAGTTAATGGCGTTGAAGCTGCCAAGCAGTTGGCTGATGGCGAGCCGCAACTGAAATTCACCGTCCAAGAGCTAATTAACAAGGGTATTTTGACCAAGCAACAAGGTGACCTACAAAGTGGTGGTGTAGAACCTCAAAGCAAAGCTTTTATTGTTGACTTGCCCTACCCCGATAAAGACGGTGTCGATCAGGTGCAATATTTTGTTGGCTTAAACAATTTTCTAACCATTGTGCAGTACAACCGTAGTTACTTTTACGCACAAAGTGTTGCCGAATTTGCTGAAGCCCTGGGTTACAAAAATCAAAGTGCTGTTCCAGTAGAAAGCCCAAGTAAAAATGGTGGGGCTAAAGCTGCTTCTGAAAAATCCAAACCTAAGAAATCAATCCAAAAGAAAAAAGCTAAGTCTTCTTAAGCAGGAAATACACCGGTAGAGAGGTAACGGTCTCCGCGGTCGCAGACAATAAAGACGATCGTGGCATTTTCAACTTGGCGCGCAATGCGTAAGGCAACTACGAGAGCTCCGCCGGCAGATATGCCACAGAAGATGCCCTCTTCAACAGCCAAACGACGCGCCATCTCCTCTGCATCAGCCTGAGATACGTACTCAATGAGATCAACCTTATCGCCTTGATAGATCTTTGGTAAATACTCGGGAGCCCATTTACGTATTCCAGGAATTTGTGATCCATCCTCAGGCTGCGCTCCGATAATCTGAATCGCAGGATTCATGGACTTCAGATAAGTCGACACTCCAGTAATGGTTCCAGTAGTTCCCATCGCTGAGACAAAATGAGTGACCTGTCCATCGGTATCGCGCCAAATTTCTGGGCCAGTAGTTTCGATATGCGCCCGAGGATTATCAGGATTAGCAAACTGATCGAGTAATCTACCTCGACCCTCTCGTTGTAATTGCAGAGCATAATCCCTAGCAAATTCCATGCCACCAGCTGCTGCCGTCAAAATGAGTTCAGCGCCATAAGCAGCCATACTTTGACGACGTTCAATACTTTGATTTTCAGGCATAACTAAAATCATTTTGTAGCCAAGCATTGCTGCAGTCATTGCAAGTGCAATACCTGTGTTGCCACTAGTTGCTTCGATTAAAGTGTCGCCTGGTTTAATTTCACCGCGCTCTTGTGCGCGAGAAATCATCGACAGCGCAGGTCGGTCCTTCACCGACCCGGCTGGATTATTACCCTCCAACTTACCCAAAATCACATTATTTCGACCCTCATTCTCCAGGCCGGGAATGCGCTGTAAACGAACTAAAGGCGTATTGCCCACTGTCTGTGAAATAGTTAGGTAGGATGGTTTGCTCATAAGGCCATTTTAGCCACAAGCTGCCTTACACGCGATAAGGTTTAATTTCGGCGCCCTGCTCCCGAACGCTCCGACTGATTGCGAAGACCAGCTTGATTACGAGAATTGCGTCTGCCAGAAGCCCCACCCTCCTTTTGGGTACGGCCATTGGGTTCCCGAAAAGAACTAGGGGCTTCGATGGTTAATCCGTTATCAACCATTTTTTCTACGGATTTCATACCAATACCGCGAACCCGTTTCTGCAGATCATTGGCATCCTGAAAATGCCCGCCGTCCAAACGTTCGGCAATAATCGTTTTTGCCTTGGAAGGGCCAATCCCCTTAATGCTTTCCAACTCAGACTGGGTCGCAGTATTGACGTTAATTGGTGAAGCATGGCTCACACCCGAGCTTGAAGTCAAAACTGTTAACGCGACCGCTACAGCCCTAACAAAACCTTGTACTTTTTCTAATTTTAAATATTGAGTCATTTTTTCTCCTCTAGAAAATAAAAAATCCACGAGCACAAAGTGCGCGTGGATCATTTACAACGGGGATACAGTAAGTTGGTTGACCGGGTTAGACCTCGAGCAACTAAATCAGTATTTTCTGATGCCCTACCGAATTAATGGTTCAAGATAAATTGAGCGGCATGCTTCACAAACTCCGGCTCAGTTTGATTAAAGCCATGATAGGCAAAGGATTCACAGACACCACCTTCAGAAATACCACCTTCAATAATTTCCAACTGAGAAACGTATTTAGAGGGTCTGCCCTGAATAATTCTTGAGGTTGCTACAACAGGGGTTCCCGCGCAACCATCGTAGGCGTGGTGTATACCAAGAACAGGAAGGCTTACTTCATCATTTAAGGATGCGCTATAAATGGTACCTGCAATAATAATTCCT is a window from the Polynucleobacter sp. MWH-Aus1W21 genome containing:
- the cysM gene encoding cysteine synthase CysM — protein: MSKPSYLTISQTVGNTPLVRLQRIPGLENEGRNNVILGKLEGNNPAGSVKDRPALSMISRAQERGEIKPGDTLIEATSGNTGIALAMTAAMLGYKMILVMPENQSIERRQSMAAYGAELILTAAAGGMEFARDYALQLQREGRGRLLDQFANPDNPRAHIETTGPEIWRDTDGQVTHFVSAMGTTGTITGVSTYLKSMNPAIQIIGAQPEDGSQIPGIRKWAPEYLPKIYQGDKVDLIEYVSQADAEEMARRLAVEEGIFCGISAGGALVVALRIARQVENATIVFIVCDRGDRYLSTGVFPA
- a CDS encoding helix-hairpin-helix domain-containing protein codes for the protein MTQYLKLEKVQGFVRAVAVALTVLTSSSGVSHASPINVNTATQSELESIKGIGPSKAKTIIAERLDGGHFQDANDLQKRVRGIGMKSVEKMVDNGLTIEAPSSFREPNGRTQKEGGASGRRNSRNQAGLRNQSERSGAGRRN
- a CDS encoding lytic transglycosylase domain-containing protein, translated to MNFRISFLLLTLALAACSNNPIQPTQPQQPIVNQTEDAASEARFSQNLNELLGQVSQTQEIPLPALEMGFLDVKTIPSIRKLVLPPSGTFKKNWLVYRKRFIEPVRLKAGRAFWDQNQAFLRQVEQDSGVPAEIIVAIIGIETIYGRQTGNFRVKDVLSTLAFSYPETPNKVAREQLFKDQLKELILLCWTEAGGKLASKNSSQGVNSASFSACLNQNSSYAGAIGLPQFMPGSIRSFAVDGDGDGRIDLKNSPKDAIASVASFMKEHGWQPGMPISFPVQVNGVEAAKQLADGEPQLKFTVQELINKGILTKQQGDLQSGGVEPQSKAFIVDLPYPDKDGVDQVQYFVGLNNFLTIVQYNRSYFYAQSVAEFAEALGYKNQSAVPVESPSKNGGAKAASEKSKPKKSIQKKKAKSS